A stretch of DNA from Lotus japonicus ecotype B-129 chromosome 4, LjGifu_v1.2:
ttgAAATTTGTggagaattaattaattttagacAGGAATACCCTTACTTAattgaatttctctctctttccacttgctatagcattaatgatgcataaaattaagaataatgggtggagggtaactttggaaagttaatataaattgagaacaaatttaatgcaattaTCTAGATTAACTAAATTTCTTAAAGGGTGTGAAGTGATTGCTTGGTTCTTATATTAAGGAACGTAGGGAGTAAAACCAATATGAGCTACGGCATCAACTTCAACAAATATTAGCAGTCCTTTTATAGTACCGAATCCTACATGAACTGAAGGAAgctctaagagcatctccaatgcaagattattaattcttattttttagttaataACTAAGAACTGAATTCTTAACCACTGGAGGGATGGCGTGGAGTTCtcagttcttaaaaataagaactagatTCTTATATacgaagttttactttttgagttcttaacataaaaaaataattttttctctctcattcatttaatttaagtattgaattagaatttaaatttaaatcaaaattatatggaaataaaaatattaatataatggtattcTGGGACCGgttgaatagtgctaagaactaagaactcatagtttgagcaaaatctgcaacgagttgcttaagcacatgtggcagtacggacccacgtgaatagtgctaagaactaagaactagcattggagatgctttaAGAGACTTGCAGTCTTCATTTATCGCATCCACGTAAAGTATTCGGCGCTTCCACCCCTCGCGAGACATAAACCAACGCGATACAATTTTTCTCCAATGGCCACTTCAAGGCACCATTACATTCCCAAAGTTTCCGCAATTCTCATGAGTAATTGGAAGTAATTTCGATGTTGAGGCCAAAAgattatcatcttcatctctaaaAACGACCCCTACGCCTATACCCATATTTTATCCTATCGATGCAtcaatatttgttttttttatatcagaaagataaattacagtCTTTCAGGATTGATCGCTAGACTTTCCCTTCTTCAATCCATATGTTCAtcggattggatcgattcgatAAAACCGACGAACCGAACCAAATCAAAGCAATtagattggttttttttttttttttttgttattctaGGCCTGTACCCATACTTTCTCTTACTAATgcatcaacattttttttttatatcaaatcgggaaagataaattataacATTTGCTTTGATACATTAAGCCACTCCTCAGTGCAAGCCAATAGTATATTACAGAATTTCAATTTCAAGACCGGGTACACCTCAACAATGACGTATAAGATATCAATTATGAATTTATGATCCTCTCTTCGATGCAAGGGCAGCAAAACTTACCTAATCTAATTTACTTCAAAGTTAGAAAAAACAGTATCGATTATGTCCTCATTCCATTGCCCAGTATCTATATGTATAGAATTGAACTTCAATCACTCATGACGTATTTAACGGACGAAGAACTAAACTAGTAAACCACTACTTCATTAATTAATCAACTTGATTTATATCAATTTTCATTTAATTACCATTACTATGCCCATTAACTTCAATCTCAAAGAAATAAAATGCAGAATTTATTACTATATATTCATATTCACACAGCCGCCACCACATAATTTACTCatggaaagaaaaaattaaagccAACATAAAAATCTATCTATAACTACTACAAAGGGATAACTTTTGGCCACTATTTACATTAGGGTTTTTCAGAAATGCTTCGCAGGTGCACCATAAGGATCCTTTTTgttactttttgtttttttatttggtttaaattgaagttttaaaatttattaggtTATGCttcaaaagttattttttgtttgtatttactTTGGTTGAGTATGATGGAAAAATTTCATATTGTTAATTTATAGCTCTTTGTAATAATTCTTTTggtatataatatttataatgtggatattaatattgatagtgtagagtatttaaaaaaaatattgatagtaTAGATAATTGTGGGcttaaattatataaataaaaaattatgaaattaaatattgagattaatattaattttatatatgatACGAAATTAATAATTGTGTGTCTAAATActagaaataaaaaagtggtaccctaacgtttgtctttttaagttgtgacaaacaggttctgaatctgaccaagcctattcgttcagaagaagaagaaccaagggttactaaaaagagagctctttaaGCCACCATGTTCGTtatgaacagtggcaaatacttcagaagctctgaagatggaagctctcaagaagttctgaagaactcaagtcagaagttctgaagaccagatgttccagtggaacggtccagaagcagaagactcaagttctgaagacccaagcttttctagctctgacgttcagaagttctgaggaacttgttcagaagcagaagttgcaaggtcagaagaatccaagcttcaatctgatgaaaggacaggtcgctttcacagtacaacgtcgtaaaATGGCTGAACTTGTTTTGTTCGTTAGGTGTTTGTAGACTTTCTTTTAAATCGGCCAAAAGGTTGAAAAGTGATTAGTGATTTTTTGCTGAACCTTTTAGAGGAAATTTTTGTCATTTACCTTTTTGTTGGTGTTAACCAAAAGGTTGAAAAGTGATCAGTGATTTTTTGCTGAACCTTTTAGAGGAAATCTTTGTCATTTACCTTTTTGTTGGTGTTAACTTTTTGGAAAACTTTTTTAATGTTTTGTGAGTAAAAAACTTTTATGGGGTTCATTTGCTTTTGATCATGGGTATAAAAGGGACTGGTGTTGAATGGATATCATGCATAAACGTTCAACATTATTCTGAGAACAAAAATTTGTGTCTTTAAATTGGTAATTCGTTTTTGGTTTTTGATGGCATCGTCTGTTGCAATTGATCCCGTTGTGACCCTGTGCCCTCCAAATCACAATTGGAGGATCAAAGTGAGAGTTGTTCGACTATGGATTGCTGATGGGTTTGCTGGGGAAAACAAACCTGCTTCAATGGAGTTGATTTTACTGGATCAACATGTATGTGTGATGTTCTTTTAcgctttgttttttttattgttagtattgtgatattgtgatttttttgcTGAATATGTATGTTAATTTTTCTTCATGTCCCTTAGATTGATTTTCTTATTTGATTGTACTTCAGATAATAATGTAATATTAGGTGTCATTTTAGGGTGGAAAAATCCAAGCAACTGTGAGGAAGCTCATGTTTAGGAAGTGGGGTGAACAGTTCGTGGAAGGAAATGTTTATATCATTACATTTTTTCACTTGATCCCCAATTTGGGTGCCTATCGACCTACTGATCATGCTTTTAGGATTCTTTTTAATCCTAAAACTAAGATCATTCCAGCTGAGAGTAGCATTATCCCAAGGTGGGGATTTTCTCTGAAGGATTCTGCTGAACTTAATGATGATGGCTTCCAGACGGAATACTTAGTTGGTGGGTGTTTTTTAACAATGAGCCTAGGCTATAGATTTTGTTTGAAATTTTCTCATCCAAATATTTCGATGTAGATATGATTGGTTTGTTGACAGCTACCTCTGAGGAAAGGACTTATGTCAAGGATGACATTGTTACAAAGATGATGTTGCTTGAAATTAGTGATGACAAGTATGGCCTATCTTTATttaagaaggatttgaatatttgctTCAGCCTTCTGTTGTAATTTATTTCCTGTTACTATTTTGTATTTATATGtgtgtatattttattttttaacagaGGAAAACTGGAGTGTGCCCTTTTTGGAGAGTATGTTCAGATTGTATTGGACTACCTTAGTTCTAATCCTTTGGAAAAGCCTGTTGTGGTTTTCCAGCTTGCAAAGCTTAAGTCATTTAGAggtactttttttatttatacaaGGAATGATAATCATATTGGATTTCCACTTAATTTCTGTTGTTTTTATTATAGGTAAGAATGTTCTTCAGAATGTAATGAAAGCATCGAGGATTATCTTTAATCCTGAGGTTGCTGAAGCTGAATCTTTGATGGACCGGTTAGTTTTGAGATGTTTGTTATTTGTAATATTTAGGTTGACTTGTTTCTGAATTTTCGGATTTGTCTTTTGTTTTATTGTAGCATATCTGGCCTTAATATGCAGGCCAATCAACCTGTGGGGCATATTATTTCTCCTAATCCTTCTGTTCCAATTTTTGAAGATTTTATGAACAACTATCCTAAGAAAACTATATGTGCTTTGAATGAAACTACTGAGGTATTTTGGTATTTTTGTTTTCCAGATTTAAGGTTATTGGTTGTGCAAAGTTAATAGGGTTATTTCTCTGGTTTGTTTGCAGGAtggattgtttattgtttatggaACTGTGGTTGGTTTGTTGCAAGATGATCCATGGTGGTATTTTGCATGCAAGTGTCACAAAGCTGTGACTTTTGATGATGGATTATATTTCTGCCCCGGTTGCTGTAAGCATGTTATGGATGTTTCTGCAAGGTGCTGTTCTTGTGACCTGAAATATGAATAGTGTTAACTTTAATTgaatttttgatatttttagtaaCCAATTTTTTGCTTTGTAGATACAAGATTAAGCTTGAGGTGTTTGATGGCACTGATTCTGGAAATTTTCTGTTGTTTGACTCTGATGCTCATCATCTCATTAAGAAGTCTTGCAAGGATATGTTGGGAAATTTGAAGGTAtccattttatttttgtcaGATTAGATAACCCGCAAGTAAATAATAACATGGAACACAATTTGTGGCAGATGTGAAtgcttattttaatatattttgttcttgtgtataatgaatgaatttcattttattattgtaGGATCCTAAATCTGCTGAGATTACTCCCTTGATGGAAGAACAATTGGTAGGGAAAGAATTGCTGTTTAAGGTGGAGAAGAAatctaataattttttccagTTTGATGACTCTTATTGTGTGAAGCGTATTTGTGATGATCCTTCTATTATAGAAGCCTTTAAGGCAATTTCTGCTGCCCAGACTTCAAATTTGGTAAACCATTGAAtagattaattttgttttcaatggGTTTTCTTGTGTTTATTTGGAATTTGGAATTGATTTCTGACTGATGATATATTTTGATGATGTTTAGGCTAGATGCCCCACTCCTTTGACTGTTGTTAATTCTGCTGGAGATAAGGTAGCAgttgaggacccctctgagtcCTGTGTGGTTTTATCCCTTCTCTTGGTAGTGATCCTTCATATGTGGGAAGCTCTTCTAACATTTTCAAGAGGAAGGCTGATGAAGATTGTAAGAAACCTCCAACTGTTCCTaaactgaagatgaagaatgtCAAAGTGGAGAAGAAGTAGTTATATTAGTATGAAATAATAATAACCAGTGTAGTGTGCTTCTTTTGATCTATGGGTCATCTAGTAGTTTGGTGGTTTCTCTTTTGTGGTATGTGTGATGATAATGGCATGGGTATATTTTGGGAGTTATTATGGCCTATTGTAAAATAGGAGTTTGGTGTTGTGGTTAAGTATGTTACTAAGTACTATGGTTATGTAACTTGCACTGGTTTGCAACTATGTTGCAGTtgttaattaatgaaatatGTTGTTGTGTATTCTTTGtgactttttatattttctatatTTGGTTAGTGTACAATAGAAGAACATTATAATTAGAAATAATGTTTAATGTTTAATTGGTTAAAATACAATATATTTAcattgtgaagctgattgatcagagtcagagggaaagcacagatcctctgaccgttgtatcttctgattctcaactcagagggaagtacatggtcttccgAGCTTCTTGCTTCTGAACATCAGAGccttcactcttcagagtctggattgtcagagtcttctacaccattagAGCTTCTGAGTCGTCAGAGTCGTTAGAGGAATTCCTTGCCTTTGTGGAGGAAGTACAAGAGCTCAGCCAGTttgaactgaagctgctggaagagaaagaaatcatagaaaagaagctcaagacttcagaagaaactctggagagggatgagctaaaagacagtctcaacaacatccagtattcactggatcgtctggagaagaagaggtcagagcagcgccaggagtgcagaagaatgaggagggatcctccattctagactttagaaaaagaaaatgtatgatgtaaacatatgatgattatgaataaagaaaatattttgcAAGCACAgagtgacaaatatatatatatatatatatatgcatatatatatatatgcatatacatatataatcaGAAACGAacaaagcaaaataaaaaaagaactaaaaattaaacagaagttaaaatcaaacaaagttaagagggaaaaacgaagagatcctaaagctaaggtttatcagtgcgacgcagaagttccatcatcatttgcttcatgtcaaTCAGCATGGACTCATGaatatcaagacgttgttccatgatgtcgagtctggacgagcttgattgtgtagaactggaaggaacattctgagcagcttgaggagctggatttgaagcagaagcaacaggagtaaaaaccactggtgcaagtgcttggcatctaagtgcttcagcttcagcttcaagtctttcTGCCTCTAACCgagcttgttcagcttgagctgctgcttgacgtgcagcttcttctgcttgttctttctttcttctggcctcttcaatagcttcaagaagcttatgtctcagtttttgttcatgaagagccactcttctggcAAACCTCTGCTTAGAAGCTTCTATcttctgatccctttcagcaatgagatgactcatcatagcagggacctgagcaactaaccaagtactcagattatcccattcctcagcaacagagtcaggattctcactcaggtcagtgtgaccttgcacgttgcgtagcatcaaagaagcttcggagagagaggtgggtctgaggtgagtgtagggaactatggagaggtattggtctggagaggttgggtgattgctgctgtgtgcctcagaaacaccttgaggagagccaatgttaaagttTTGAACATGTTGTTCAGAGGCATCAATgtgaggttcagaggtttcaaccagaggattgggtgatctaaccgaacagtggttagacacagattgttctgggtctggttgaactggctcttgttggaTAGGGTCATGTTGAGCCTGttgagctaaagggtctgcctcatgtaaaggattggccaagataggttcatctgggtcaactagacgttcaggtctagggccaggatatctcctagggcttggacaggtgaggTAGTATTCTTCTAGgctagacaccttttcttttctgacctccatgaatttacgattggattcagagttgttggaaggggaggagtcagcaacattgattgggaatgatacaggtgtataggcagtagatgaatctgtatcagtggttctggcaaccagacgttctgatgctctagggacagagtgatcagaatttctgggtccaggttctggtTGGTTAAGTTCTGGTTGgtcagggatgatgggttcagaagttaatgggttgtattggatggtaataGGTGgggttggatcagagggtccggtaggttggttctgaagcatattccagagaggtgcttcatttggagaaggttggaaaaatgaagaccttggtgaagtggtttgtgtggctggttgggactctgggATAGGGGTGAGTGGGTTGGAGGAATGTTTCagcatagcagagatggggagtgcatcaaatgtatctaaatcatcatcagaagcaatagtagacttacttgatgatcgtgctgaagaccgagtcactctgacaggagtctCATTCCTTCTGATGActtgagcagcaggttccacatttgtaggcttcaccacaagtctgacttgtttcttctttttcttaggACCAACGTTATCATCACCACCAGCATCAGGCTtgatggtttcatcatgtttcctctttggctggtcagccttattcttcttcttctgagagcCATCAGATTCCTCCGcggattcttctaagaccatcttcctctgaactttcctcttgggagaagagtcaaactctggagctggcggtagtcttcGGAAGAATTCATctagatcaatttcaaagccttgagcccttaggtcttcaacatagcacctaatagcttctgggttgtctgcctgtgtccacagagggtagtcattcaaaggcacccttctctttctgatttcagaagatgtatcttcatgagctggggcgattttcttcttgaccagacccatcttctttagagaattggcagtgaagacatcactgacaatggtggtcaaatCCTCTATGCATCCAGCGTTGACCAGATCTCGCAcaaggttgctctcaatgaagagatctgatagcaatctcccaaaagggatatacttgattgctgatttgatggaggcagtagttctggacttcttgatacactccttcaagtaagagaacaggaagaagggaaggcagatcttctgcttgtcttgaatgaaaaataacatcgccttctggctgaagttgatgtaatctggggaactgccctttggtctctggttgatacagttgagcagaatcttgtgccagattctgagcttgggatgaaggtccagcaccttgtaatcagtcttgcccggtttgtatgtggtgtacaggcCCTTGTTGGTGATTtccttcgttttgggtttcagcttcgattcagtgagttgaaatcgatacccatgtgCAGACTCTGCACCCAGTAGGTTCACGAATGATTTCTCTGTAACTATGAtcctccttccaagaatgtgggataccacctgagtgtcatcgcagtcagcgtgtttccagaattccttgaccaatttgtcatacaccggtcctcgaagcctgttgaagtaattttcccagtcttgaacacggacttcaggacgaatgtcatacccatttgcagcaagattgtctaggtcgaatctccattctgccagtacttgaagttcttcaggagcatacacacaatgaacggcacagccccgttctgcaattggaattaCTTGCTCTTGACCTTGatcaggagcttcaggacccatttggcctgtagcttgacccacaACCAGGTTGGGGAAACTTGTTTCTTCAGCGGCTTCATTtgtggtttgtctcaccattgttggagcggttgaaggttttgggtagaagatgaaggttaaagatgaatagagagcgagagagagatcgtgagtaagcggtttttgaaaaaacagaagagagagagtaaaaaccgaaagtgtaggagatcgtgtgtgtatagtgggttttgtcaaataacagttgttgattcaaaaagcattttaagatcaacggttaaaaattaaagacatgatagtaacagtaaatacacgtatcacacacaggagagaagcacatgtACACacatcatgacagactgtcacacgtgcacaaggaactatgcatcagagatactgacacacgtgttactgtctcagcttcagagtcagcaccaatgggtacatacactctgatggagttaccttctggactaga
This window harbors:
- the LOC130713146 gene encoding replication protein A 70 kDa DNA-binding subunit C-like, producing MASSVAIDPVVTLCPPNHNWRIKVRVVRLWIADGFAGENKPASMELILLDQHGGKIQATVRKLMFRKWGEQFVEGNVYIITFFHLIPNLGAYRPTDHAFRILFNPKTKIIPAESSIIPRWGFSLKDSAELNDDGFQTEYLVDMIGLLTATSEERTYVKDDIVTKMMLLEISDDKGKLECALFGEYVQIVLDYLSSNPLEKPVVVFQLAKLKSFRGKNVLQNVMKASRIIFNPEVAEAESLMDRISGLNMQANQPVGHIISPNPSVPIFEDFMNNYPKKTICALNETTEDGLFIVYGTVVGLLQDDPWWYFACKCHKAVTFDDGLYFCPGCCKHVMDVSARYKIKLEVFDGTDSGNFLLFDSDAHHLIKKSCKDMLGNLKDPKSAEITPLMEEQLVGKELLFKVEKKSNNFFQFDDSYCVKRICDDPSIIEAFKAISAAQTSNLARCPTPLTVVNSAGDKVAVEDPSESCVVLSLLLEFGVVVKYVTKYYGYVTCTVYNRRTL